The nucleotide sequence TGAGCGGCGCGGGCTGGAGTGCCGCCGCCGCAGAGACTTGCGCCGAGGCTTCGGGGAAGTCGGCGGAAACCGCGGACTCGGCCGGCGTCTCTGATCCCAGGCGCGCCGCGCTGTAGAAATTGTCAGCCGTGCCTTCCTTGGCCGAGGACACGTCCTTCTTCGCCGCGGTCTCGGCCGCCTGAGGCGCGTTCTCCAGGAGGCCCTGCAGGGGGGAGGCGGGCTTCTCGGGCGCGGGCGTCTGCGGCGCCTTGAGCTCCGCTGCGGGCGGGGTGATCGCAACCGGCAGGTCCGTCGCCGGCGTCAGCGCCGAAGGGGCCAGCTTGGGGACCGGGGCGCCGGGGAGGCCCTGGAGGGCTCCGGAGAGGGGCTGCAGCGAGGCGGCCGATGGGCCGGGCGAGAGCTGGCCGGAGCCTATGGTTGGGACCCCGACCACGGGCGCGGGCTGGACAACGGCTTCCTGGCCCGCGGTCTTGGTCTGTCCGGCGAGAAGGACCGGCGGCCAAGCCGAAGCCAAAAGCGCCCAGAGCGCGCCCCAGCGCAAGATTTTTCGCGCGAGAATCACGTTGGACTAAGTATAGTCCTTGGACCTCTCTTCCGCCAGGGGCCGCTGGGGCAGTCATCAGCCGGAAAAAGGACGGTTCGGCTTTAGGCCCTAGGACCCACCGGCACGGGACCTCGAAGATAAAATTTTGGTAACGAGGGTTTTCCCTATTGCGCGCCGGGACGGCAGGGGCTACACTTTTGTTAAGCGCGGCCCTCGCGCCCGGCGGATATCAAACCCTATGCGCAAGTCGATGCCCCGCAGCACAGCATTCCTGGCGGCCGCGCTCTTGGCGCTGGCCAGCGTCTGCGCCGCACACGACCACGGGGGCGGTGGCGGCCAAGGGCGCGGCGGCGATCAGGGGGGCGGCCGCGGAGGCGGGCAAGGTCAGGATGGCGGGCGCGGGGGCGGCGGGTACGGGGGTGGTCGCGGGGGAGATCGCCACGATGGTGATCATGATGAAGGGCAGAAAAGGCCGCCGACCATTCTAGATAGCATCAAGTCCTTCCTCTTCCCGAGCCCTCCCGCGGCCGCAAGCGGGATCGCAACCACGCCGACTCCCGCAACCCCGGCAGCCATCGCCCCGCCGGCCGCCGTGACACCGACCTCGCCGATCGCCACCGCCGCGCCCCAGTCCGCTCCGGCTCCGACTGTCCAGGCCCCGCGGCCGGACCGGCCGACGCCCCAGGCGCCGTCGGCGCCGACCGCGGCCAGACCGGCGCCGTCCACCCCCCCGGGAGCTGCGCGGCCCATGGTCGGCCCGGCCGATATCAAGGCCGCGGTGAACGCGGGCAAGAGCGGGTTGGCCGCCATCCCCCAGTCGCCCCAGACCGTGGCGGCGGGCCAAGCGCTGGACCAGTTCGGGGGGCTGGCCGCCTACCTGCTGGAATCCGCGGCCGCCCTCGTGTCCAGCGCTGAGGGGGCGCGCCAGGACCCCAAGGCGGGGCAGACCCAGGCCGCGCAGGCCAAATCCGGCTCAGCGCCTCTCTCCCAGGCTTCCGGCGGCGCTGTGGCCAGCGCGACGCCGCTGCAGAGCGGCGGGCTCAACACCCTCGAAGCCGGCTCCGGGATCCCCCGTATCCCGACTGCGGAGGCTGCCGGCTCCAAGCCCCAAAGCTCCGGCGCCATCAGCCCGACGCCGGGGGCTTCGGGCTCCAGCATCCCAGAGGGGGGCGCGCCCATTCTGGGGTCGGAGGACCCCGAGGATGCGGCGGCGAAGAACGCCCGGGAGGTGCTCCTGGAGACCGCCAAGCTCCTGGACGCCAACCCCAACGACGCCAAGGCGCGCGCGGACCGGGCCGAGGCGCTGGCGCAGCTCGGCGACTACGACTCGGCCGTGGAGGAGGCCGGCAAGGCCCTGAAACTGGCCCCGGACTCCATCAAGGCCCTCAACGCCCGCGCCTTCGCCTACAACAAGCGCGGCCATTACGACCTCGCTCTGCAGGACGCGGACGCGGTCATCAAGCTCGCGCCCGACAACGCTCTGGGCCACCTCAACCGCGCCATGGCTTTGGAGGGGCTGGGCAACCCGGCCGAGGCCCTTCAGGAGTACGTCCTGGCCGCCCAGCTCGACCCGTCCCTGAAGACCTTCCTCGCCGACGCGCAGGCCAGGCGGGAGGCGCCGGCCGGGTCCGGGAAGGCGGGGGCGGGCCGCGCCGAGGTCTGGGCCTTGGGCGCGCTGCTGGCCGCCGGACTGCCGCTGGGGCTCTGGGCTCGGCGCCGGTCCAAGGCCGCGCGGGCTGCGAAGACCGCGAGAGTGGACGTGGGCACGGTCATCGGGTCCAATTACCGCATCGAGAGGCTCATCGGCGAGGGCGGCATGGGCAAGGTCTTCGAGGGCTTCGACACGGCCATCCGGCGCAAGGTCGCCATCAAGATGATGCGCGCGGAGCTGCGCCGCGAGATCGGCGACGAGCAGATCCTCGAGGAGGCGCGCTTGGTGGCCTTGGTGCGGCATCCCAACGTCGTGGAGATCTACGCGGCCCTGCAGGAGGCGGGGGAGATA is from Elusimicrobiota bacterium and encodes:
- a CDS encoding protein kinase codes for the protein MVGPADIKAAVNAGKSGLAAIPQSPQTVAAGQALDQFGGLAAYLLESAAALVSSAEGARQDPKAGQTQAAQAKSGSAPLSQASGGAVASATPLQSGGLNTLEAGSGIPRIPTAEAAGSKPQSSGAISPTPGASGSSIPEGGAPILGSEDPEDAAAKNAREVLLETAKLLDANPNDAKARADRAEALAQLGDYDSAVEEAGKALKLAPDSIKALNARAFAYNKRGHYDLALQDADAVIKLAPDNALGHLNRAMALEGLGNPAEALQEYVLAAQLDPSLKTFLADAQARREAPAGSGKAGAGRAEVWALGALLAAGLPLGLWARRRSKAARAAKTARVDVGTVIGSNYRIERLIGEGGMGKVFEGFDTAIRRKVAIKMMRAELRREIGDEQILEEARLVALVRHPNVVEIYAALQEAGEIFLVFDFVAGLPLYDLLLSKRRLSLPEAAHILGQVAAGLDVAHAKQVIHRDLKPANVVISNEGVAKLMDFGIAHRSSNGGSQETLDKTLGTMPYMAPEQHDGTVSKESDLYALGVMAYELLTGRRPFEGPEQLRHKREGRFMPASAVAPDLPPSIDAALARALSPRPEDRFHSGSELVAALLG